The Thermodesulfobacterium sp. TA1 sequence ATAGAGGAAGGGGTTAATCTTTCCGACGGTAAGACTTTACCTTGCAAAGTCTTTTGTTTAGATAAAACTAGAAAGTTTCTGCAGATTGAAGTTATAGAAGGAAGGTATCATCTGATAAAAAGGATGTTTGGAAGGTTAGGATATAAAGTAGTAGGTTTAAAAAGGACAGCCATAGGACCTATTGAGTTAGGAGATTTAAAACCTTCGGAAATAGTTCCTCTTTCTTTCGAAGAAATTCAAAGTTTAAAAAAGGCTTTAGGACTATTAACGGGTTAGTATAAGTTTTTTAGCTTTTTGCCAACCCAGTTTTTCTATAATAGTCCCTGTTCGCTCGCCTTTTTCGTTATATTCTTTATAAAAAGACAGCAATTTTTCTAAATACACAGGAATTTCTTCAGGTAATGCGTAGGTTAAAAAAGAAGCCAGTCTTGGATGCCTTCCCAGTTTGCCTCCCACATAGATTTTATAACCTTTAAAGGTTTCTTTTAACACTCCGTTAGGACAAGCCTTTATACATGCTCCACAGCCTACACATTTTTTCCTGTCTATGCGGATCTTTTGATCAACCCTTTTAAGAGCCTCTTCTTCACAAACATGCACGCACTCTTCACAAAAATTACATAACTTGCTATCCCATTTTACTTTTACAAATCCATGTAATCCAAAATCGGCGATGTATAGTTGAGAACATCCATTAGGACAATCGGAAACAGAGACTTTAAGCCTATGATGAGGCCTTAAAGGTTGATTTTTTAACTTATTTTTTATGAATTCATCAAGCTGGGAATTTTTAACCACCTCTTCTAAGGCTGGTATCAAATCAAAAGAGCGATTAAGGGAGTTGGGACAACCTTTGGCTCCAAAACAAGTTTTGATTTCATATGCTATAGGAATAGCACCTGAAGATAATCTTTCTTCTGGTTTCACCTTTTAAACCTCCTCGACGTTTTTAATTTTTCCGTCTATGGTTATGGTGTAAACTTTAAAAGGAAAATTTGTAGGTATCGTTTCTCTTATGTTTAAAAGCATTTTTACCAGAGCCCTGCAGCAGGGGACTTCCATGATGGCTATTTCTAAACTTTTAGGCTGGGCTTTGGTAAAAATTTCTGTAAATTTTTCCAAGTATAATTCAGGAGGGTCGAACTTGGGACATCCTGTAAGGATTTTCTTTTCAGGTAAGAGTTGTGTATGAAGCATAGGATAGGCTACAGCCACACAGTCTGCGCAAACCAAAAGGTTTGCTCCTTTTAGAAAGGAGGTTGAAGGAGGAATTAATCTAAGTTTTACCGGCCAGTGAGAAAGGGAAGAGGCTATCTCCTGTTGGTTGTAAAGGTTTTCCTTAGGTAGGAATTCTTTTAGCTGATGAGAAGGGCATCCGCAAGGAAGGGAAGGGGAAGAAGCTATCTTTTTTTCTACGATTTTTATGGCACCGGTAGGGCATTCCCCTATACAAGCTCCGAGTCCGTCGCAAACCTCTTCAGAAACAAGTTTAGCCTTTCCGTCTATGATAGCTATAGCACCTTCATGACAGACAGATACACATTGACCACAACCGTTACAAAGCTCTTCTTCTATCTCGATAATCTTTCGAACCGCCATTTTCAAAAAACCTCCTTTATTTTTTTAGATCAGCTTAAAAGATAACCTGGATGGTTAGAAAAACCTTGATTTAAGTCAAATTGAGGTAATTTTTTAGCACTTTAGCGGTTATGGTGTCTGCTTTTAAGAAGTCTTCTATAGGACCTTGGAAAAGTATTTCTCCTCCTTTTTCTCCGCCTTCTGGCCCCAATTCTATAATCCAGTCAGCCCATTTGATAAGCTCAAGGTTGTGCTCTATGACGATTACCGTATGTCCTTTTTCTATCAGCCCCTGTAAAAGTTTGGCCAGTTTCTCTACATCTTTTATGTGAAGCCCGGTGGTAGGCTCGTCAAGCAGATAAAGATTCCCTGGGTGGGAAGATTTGATAAATTCTTTGGCAAGCTTTATCCTTTGAGCCTCTCCTCCAGAGAGGGTTGGGCTTGGTTGCCCTAAGGTTAGGTAATCAAGACCGATGTCACAAAGGGTTTTTAGTTTATGATGGATTGAGGGATAATGATTAAAAAATTCTACCGCTTCGGCAAAGTCCATCTCAAGCACTTCTGCAATATTTTTCCCTTTTAGCAGTATTTCTAAGGTTTCTGGATTATAGCGTTTCCCTCCACAGTATTCGCATTTTTGATAAACCGCAGGCAAAAACTTGATTTCAATTTTTTCATATCCTTGACCGTTACAATAAGGGCATTGTCCCTCCTTGGTGTTAAAAGAAAACCTACCTTCTTTATACCCTCTTTGTTTAGCCAACAAGGTGTTAGCAAAGGCCTTCCTTATGTCGGTAAAAACCCCTATGTAGGTAGCAGGGGTTGATTTTGGGGTGTTTCCTATAGGTTGAGGGTCTACCAAATAAACCCTTTTTATTTTTTCCCAGTTTTCTATGACTTTTACTCCGAAAAGTTTCTTTTTTTCTTTTTCTAAGAGGTTTTTAAGATTTTCGTAAAGGCAATCTACTACCAAGCTTGACTTGCCTGACCCTGAAACTCCTACAACTACGGTGAGGGCGTTTAAAGGGAAAGATACGGTAAGGTTTTTAAGGTTTCTTAAGGAGGCACCTTTAACGGTTAAAAATTCTACAGGTTTCCTCCTTAAACTTTTTAAGGTTTTTCTGTTCTGGTCTTTGATAGCCTCGGCGGTAGGCGAAGAAGCGTTTAAAAATTCTGAAGACCTTCCGGCAAAGGTAACCTTTCCGCCTCTTTTTCCGCCTTCTGGGCCCAAGTCCACCACAAAATCACTGGCTAAGATGGTCTCTTCGTCGTGCTCAACTACTATCACGGTGTTTCCTTTATCCCTCAATTTTTTAAGGACTCTTATCAATTTTTGAGTATCCTTAGGATGAAGTCCGATGGTTGGTTCATCAAGAATATAGGCTACACCTGTTAGGTTGTTTCCTATTTCTGCCGAAATCCTTACCCTTTTGGCTTCACCCGAAGACAAGGTGTCTGCAGACCTTCCCAAGGTAAGGTACCCTACCCCTAAGTCTATAAGATATTCAAGCCTTGATAAGGCCTCAGAAATAAGCTCCTCTGCTATCTTTTTTTCTATGCCTTCAAATTGAAGCCTTTGTAAGAAATCTTTCAGTTCATACAGACTAAGGTTAGCCACTTCAGGAAGAGAAAGTCCGTTTATTTTATAAAAAAATACCTCTTTACGGTATCTTGAACCCTGACAATTAGGACAGGTCTGCCCCTCCACCCTGCCAAGCCCACCGCAGGTGCTACAGGCACCTACTTTGGAATTAAAAGCAAAAAGCAGTGGGTCTGGTTCAGGAAGACTTATCATACAAGAGGGACAGGTCCTTTTTTGACTAAAAAGCACC is a genomic window containing:
- a CDS encoding ATP-binding protein, with the protein product MAVRKIIEIEEELCNGCGQCVSVCHEGAIAIIDGKAKLVSEEVCDGLGACIGECPTGAIKIVEKKIASSPSLPCGCPSHQLKEFLPKENLYNQQEIASSLSHWPVKLRLIPPSTSFLKGANLLVCADCVAVAYPMLHTQLLPEKKILTGCPKFDPPELYLEKFTEIFTKAQPKSLEIAIMEVPCCRALVKMLLNIRETIPTNFPFKVYTITIDGKIKNVEEV
- a CDS encoding 4Fe-4S binding protein, producing the protein MKPEERLSSGAIPIAYEIKTCFGAKGCPNSLNRSFDLIPALEEVVKNSQLDEFIKNKLKNQPLRPHHRLKVSVSDCPNGCSQLYIADFGLHGFVKVKWDSKLCNFCEECVHVCEEEALKRVDQKIRIDRKKCVGCGACIKACPNGVLKETFKGYKIYVGGKLGRHPRLASFLTYALPEEIPVYLEKLLSFYKEYNEKGERTGTIIEKLGWQKAKKLILTR